CTGCTCCAGCAGCAGCTTGCCGATGTGCCAGCGGCGGGCTGGCTTGCGGATCGTCACCGATGGTGTTGGTTCAGCGTAGAAGTCGCCCGAGCCGTAGCCCGCACGGCCCGAGCCAATCTCGATGAAGCAGCCACCGGTGCCGTCGAACCGCGCGGGCGGCTGGTCGCCTCGAATCCGCGCTGCGATGTTGTCGGCGACGGCGTGTCCTTGGGCGTGGGCGAACACTCCCGCGCGCGGAAGGGGCTTGCCCATGGTCAGGGGGATCGAGACGTTGTCGCCGATCGCGTGGACGCCGTCGAAAGCTGTCGTGAGCATGTTCCGGTCGGCTTCGATCCATCCGCTGTCACCAACCAGTCCGGACCCGGCCAGCACAGCGGGGGGCCGTATCGGCGGCATGTACGCCAGCAGGTCGAACGGGACCTCCTGGCCGTCGGCGAAGCTGGCCCGGCCCGGCTCGACGCCGGTGACTTGGTGGGCGGGCTGATAGTCGATCTCGTGCTGGGACAGGATCTGGCGCACGGCCTCGGAGATCGTTGGACCGGCAATGCCCATCGGCGCCGGCTCCGCTGCGTGAATAGCGATTTCGACATCCTGGCGGACGCCGCGGCGCCGCAGGATCGCGTCGGCGAACAGCGCTGCCTCGTAGGGCGCCGCCGGGCACTTGTACAGGGGGGCCGCTGTCATTATCAGGACTCGACCCCGCTCGATGGCGAGCAGTTGATCGTGCAGACGCTCGGCGCCGTCGAGCGTCGCGTAGGTCTGACCAGTAGCCGCGAGGCCCTCTACTTGGTCGCTGGCGTAGTCAGCTCCCAGGGCCACCACGAGATTGTCGGCGTCGATCGTCTGCCCATCCACCGTGGCGGTTCGGTTGCCCGGATCGATGCCGTCAACCTCGCCGATGAGGACTTCGATCCCACGGCGCTCGAGCCTGCGCAGGGGCCGTGTGATCTGAGTCCGAGTGCGTTGCCCGGTCATGACCCACAAGTATGAGGCGGCCAGCGTGAAGTCGGCATCCCGGTTCACCAGGATCACGCGGTGTTCGCGTCCGAGGCGCCGCCTGAGTCGGTTCGCGGTGACGATTCCTCCTATGCCACCGCCGAGAATCAGGGTCGTGGTTCCAGGCCTTGGGCCAGGTCTTGCCATCAGAACACCAGGACCTTTCGCGATGAGGTTGTGAGCGCGGTGAGCTCATCAAGCGTGCTCCGGGTCGCTCCTGGGACGAGATCTTCA
This is a stretch of genomic DNA from Candidatus Nanopelagicales bacterium. It encodes these proteins:
- a CDS encoding FAD/NAD(P)-binding oxidoreductase; amino-acid sequence: MARPGPRPGTTTLILGGGIGGIVTANRLRRRLGREHRVILVNRDADFTLAASYLWVMTGQRTRTQITRPLRRLERRGIEVLIGEVDGIDPGNRTATVDGQTIDADNLVVALGADYASDQVEGLAATGQTYATLDGAERLHDQLLAIERGRVLIMTAAPLYKCPAAPYEAALFADAILRRRGVRQDVEIAIHAAEPAPMGIAGPTISEAVRQILSQHEIDYQPAHQVTGVEPGRASFADGQEVPFDLLAYMPPIRPPAVLAGSGLVGDSGWIEADRNMLTTAFDGVHAIGDNVSIPLTMGKPLPRAGVFAHAQGHAVADNIAARIRGDQPPARFDGTGGCFIEIGSGRAGYGSGDFYAEPTPSVTIRKPARRWHIGKLLLEQSILRRWL